One window of Acidobacteriaceae bacterium genomic DNA carries:
- a CDS encoding MFS transporter, producing the protein MRQVVTLMLLFAAGAVNFFDRASLSVANTTVRAEMHWSATQMGWLLSAFSLAYGFSQLPLLAILERFGTRRSLGAGLGIWSAAQMLTGLVRSLGPFLALRVLLGAGEAPFYPCGVHVVREWFPAEIRARATAFLNMSSTIAMAAAPPALTIIMLRVGWRWMFGLLGVAGLLVAAAWMAWYVERANLTSHRLLTPAPKNPSAWRVLLRHRTMWGMMLGWSGINYTVWLYTAWVPGYLESARHLGVGKSGWLAAIPFLFGAMGMALSGLMSDWVVRRGAPLPKIHRINLVVGMVLSAAGTLIVGRSQTTPIAIAGISAALFFVHFAGTSGWGYAQAMGADKYTAPIGALMNFASFIFASAAPVVTGWLLDRTHSFTLSLELCSGVMLLGALSYATLARPPREGTLAAGPEDRLLNA; encoded by the coding sequence GTGCGGCAAGTCGTCACGCTCATGCTGCTATTTGCGGCAGGCGCGGTGAACTTCTTCGATCGCGCCTCCCTGAGCGTCGCAAACACCACAGTCCGCGCCGAGATGCACTGGAGCGCAACGCAGATGGGCTGGCTGCTCTCGGCCTTTTCGCTCGCGTACGGCTTCTCCCAACTTCCGCTGCTAGCGATTCTCGAACGCTTCGGCACTCGCCGCTCACTGGGCGCAGGGCTGGGCATCTGGTCCGCCGCTCAGATGCTGACCGGGCTCGTGCGCTCACTCGGTCCGTTCCTCGCGTTGCGCGTTCTTCTCGGTGCCGGCGAGGCGCCGTTCTATCCCTGCGGTGTGCATGTAGTACGAGAATGGTTCCCCGCCGAAATACGCGCGCGAGCCACGGCATTCCTCAACATGTCGTCAACAATAGCGATGGCCGCAGCCCCTCCGGCGCTGACGATCATCATGCTCCGGGTCGGATGGCGCTGGATGTTTGGCCTGTTGGGCGTCGCCGGTTTGCTGGTAGCCGCGGCCTGGATGGCCTGGTATGTCGAACGCGCGAATTTAACTTCTCATCGCCTACTAACGCCCGCCCCCAAAAATCCGAGCGCATGGCGCGTCCTGCTGCGCCATCGCACAATGTGGGGCATGATGCTCGGCTGGAGCGGCATCAACTACACCGTCTGGCTCTACACCGCGTGGGTTCCCGGCTACCTCGAATCAGCCCGCCATCTCGGCGTCGGAAAGAGCGGCTGGCTCGCAGCGATTCCCTTCTTATTCGGCGCGATGGGAATGGCGCTGAGCGGGTTGATGAGCGACTGGGTCGTACGCCGCGGAGCGCCACTGCCGAAGATACATCGCATCAACCTGGTCGTCGGGATGGTGCTCTCCGCGGCCGGCACTCTGATCGTCGGCCGCAGCCAAACCACTCCCATCGCAATCGCCGGCATCAGCGCGGCGCTATTCTTCGTGCACTTCGCAGGCACGTCGGGTTGGGGATACGCGCAGGCCATGGGCGCCGACAAATATACGGCTCCCATTGGCGCGCTGATGAACTTCGCCAGCTTCATCTTCGCCTCGGCAGCTCCGGTCGTTACCGGCTGGCTCCTCGATCGCACCCACTCCTTCACACTGTCGCTTGAGCTCTGCAGCGGCGTCATGCTGCTCGGCGCGCTGAGTTATGCCACATTGGCCCGGCCTCCGCGAGAAGGCACGCTGGCCGCCGGTCCCGAAGATCGCCTTTTGAATGCATGA
- a CDS encoding succinate dehydrogenase/fumarate reductase iron-sulfur subunit yields MATSATFRIWRGDPAGGVFQDYPTQVEEGMVVLDAVHRIQAQQAPDMAVRWNCKAGKCGSCSAEINGVPKLMCMTRLSDINLNAPVILEPMHTFPVIRDLATNVSWNFRAKKSIKQFKPRPPDAPDGTWRIQQADVERVQEFRKCIECFLCQDVCHVLREHHKEDEFIGPRLLVYAAALEMHPLDVEDRVSDLRHAHNIGYCNITTCCRQVCPESITITENAIIPLKERVVDRYFDPLKRLFRIL; encoded by the coding sequence ATGGCCACATCAGCGACATTTCGCATCTGGCGCGGAGATCCCGCAGGCGGCGTCTTTCAGGATTACCCCACCCAGGTCGAGGAGGGTATGGTCGTACTCGACGCCGTGCACCGAATCCAGGCGCAGCAAGCACCGGATATGGCAGTGCGATGGAACTGCAAGGCCGGTAAATGCGGCTCTTGTTCCGCCGAAATCAATGGCGTGCCCAAACTGATGTGTATGACGCGCCTCAGCGACATTAACCTGAATGCGCCGGTGATCCTGGAGCCGATGCATACGTTTCCTGTCATACGTGACCTGGCCACAAACGTCTCCTGGAACTTCCGCGCCAAGAAGTCGATCAAGCAATTCAAGCCACGTCCTCCGGACGCCCCCGATGGCACATGGCGAATTCAACAGGCAGACGTTGAACGCGTGCAGGAGTTTCGCAAATGCATCGAGTGTTTCCTCTGCCAGGACGTGTGCCACGTGCTGCGCGAGCACCACAAGGAAGATGAGTTTATCGGTCCGCGGCTGCTGGTATATGCCGCGGCGCTTGAAATGCATCCCCTTGACGTCGAAGACCGGGTAAGCGACTTGAGACATGCGCACAACATCGGCTATTGCAACATCACTACCTGCTGTAGGCAGGTGTGTCCGGAGTCGATCACAATCACCGAGAATGCCATCATTCCGCTGAAGGAGCGCGTTGTGGACCGTTACTTCGACCCGCTCAAGCGACTATTCCGCATTCTCTAA
- a CDS encoding fumarate reductase/succinate dehydrogenase flavoprotein subunit, with protein sequence MPEFRRFSYDVLVIGAGGAGLRAAIEAGANGATVGVVCKSLLGKAHTVMAEGGIAAALANVDDRDNWRVHFADTMRGGQYLNNWRMAELHAKEAPECVRELEAWGALFDRTPDGRILQRNFGGHRYPRLAHVGDRTGLEMIRTLQDHGIHTGIEFHMECTVLSLLLDGGRIAGACGYDREKGRFYLWEAKAVVIATGGIGRAFKVTSNSWEYTGDGLALAYRAGAELQDMEFVQFHPTGMVWPISVRGILVTEGVRGEGGVLRNSEGRRFMFDDIPDLYKAQTADSEEEGWRYTQGDKDARRPPELLTRDHVARCINREVKAGRGSPHGGVFLDISWIKERLPKAEEHIKRKLPSMYHQFKQLADLDITKEPMEVGPTTHYMMGGIRVDGETQMSTVPGLFAAGEAAAGLHGANRLGGNSLSDLLVFGRRAGRFAAAFASENGKATVDDAQIQSVATKALAFFERGPSGENPYQIQYDLQETMQNLVGIVRIEEEMQQALAATAQLHMRAEQIGVPGNREYNNGWHTAIDVENMLVVSEAITRAALLRKESRGAQFREDFPQKDPDWGKFNIVIKRDADGEMLVEKRAVAAMPDELKVVIEEMK encoded by the coding sequence ATGCCGGAATTCCGTCGATTCTCCTACGATGTCCTAGTGATCGGGGCCGGCGGAGCAGGCCTGCGCGCCGCGATTGAAGCCGGCGCCAATGGCGCAACAGTTGGGGTCGTCTGCAAATCCCTGCTTGGCAAGGCGCATACGGTGATGGCTGAAGGCGGCATCGCCGCAGCACTGGCCAACGTCGACGATCGCGATAACTGGCGCGTTCATTTCGCCGATACGATGCGCGGCGGACAGTATCTCAACAACTGGCGCATGGCCGAACTCCACGCCAAAGAAGCGCCAGAGTGTGTACGCGAACTCGAAGCATGGGGCGCGCTTTTTGATCGCACGCCGGACGGCAGGATTCTCCAGCGAAACTTCGGCGGGCACAGGTATCCCAGGCTTGCCCATGTCGGCGATCGCACCGGTCTGGAGATGATACGCACGCTCCAGGACCACGGGATTCACACAGGAATCGAATTCCACATGGAGTGCACAGTTCTCAGCCTTCTGCTCGACGGAGGCCGAATTGCCGGAGCTTGTGGATACGATCGCGAAAAAGGTCGCTTCTACTTGTGGGAGGCCAAGGCCGTCGTGATCGCGACCGGTGGAATCGGACGTGCGTTCAAAGTGACGAGCAACAGCTGGGAGTATACGGGTGATGGTCTCGCACTCGCTTATCGCGCCGGAGCCGAACTCCAGGACATGGAGTTCGTTCAATTCCATCCGACCGGAATGGTCTGGCCTATCAGCGTGCGCGGAATTCTCGTTACAGAGGGTGTGCGCGGCGAAGGCGGTGTTCTGCGCAATAGCGAAGGCCGCCGGTTCATGTTCGACGACATTCCCGATCTCTACAAGGCGCAAACCGCAGACAGCGAAGAAGAAGGTTGGCGGTACACGCAAGGAGACAAAGATGCCCGGCGTCCTCCCGAACTGCTCACTAGAGATCACGTAGCACGTTGCATCAATCGTGAAGTCAAGGCGGGCCGCGGTTCTCCGCACGGCGGCGTCTTCCTCGATATCAGCTGGATCAAGGAGCGGCTGCCGAAGGCAGAAGAACATATCAAACGCAAGCTCCCCAGCATGTACCACCAATTCAAACAGCTCGCCGACCTTGACATCACCAAAGAGCCAATGGAGGTTGGCCCCACGACGCATTACATGATGGGTGGCATCCGCGTCGATGGCGAGACGCAGATGTCCACTGTGCCCGGACTTTTCGCCGCAGGCGAAGCTGCCGCAGGATTACATGGCGCAAATCGTCTGGGGGGCAATTCACTTTCTGATCTGCTCGTGTTCGGGCGTCGAGCCGGACGCTTCGCTGCAGCGTTCGCCAGCGAAAACGGAAAAGCGACGGTGGACGATGCGCAGATTCAATCCGTCGCAACAAAAGCCCTGGCATTCTTTGAACGCGGTCCGTCCGGTGAGAACCCATACCAGATTCAATACGATTTGCAGGAGACCATGCAGAACCTGGTTGGGATTGTTCGCATTGAAGAGGAAATGCAACAAGCACTCGCGGCGACCGCACAGTTGCACATGCGTGCGGAACAGATTGGTGTGCCCGGAAATCGCGAGTACAACAACGGGTGGCACACTGCCATCGATGTCGAAAACATGCTGGTTGTGTCGGAGGCAATTACGCGCGCCGCACTACTCCGCAAGGAAAGCCGCGGTGCGCAGTTCCGCGAAGATTTCCCCCAAAAGGATCCCGACTGGGGCAAGTTCAACATTGTCATCAAGCGCGATGCAGACGGCGAGATGCTCGTAGAAAAGCGCGCCGTCGCAGCGATGCCGGATGAATTGAAAGTAGTGATCGAGGAGATGAAATAG
- a CDS encoding succinate dehydrogenase, with protein sequence MSAPDVVWKNGKFGQTSRRDFWWLSPAAVLLGFGAFVIYATWAAFQNSHYTFGPYISPFYSPELFGSSPFALFGPKPRWYPGFLPFSPAFFILWIPGLFRVTCYYYRGAYYKSFWADPPACAVGEPRKSYWGERSFPLILQNYHRYFLRLSYVVWGFLVYDAVRSFFFPDGFGIGIGSLVLVVNVVLLAGYIFGCHAFRHLIGGTFDSISDHPVRHKLYDCVSCLNGAHKKWAWASLLWVAFADIYVRLCSMGIWHDWRIL encoded by the coding sequence ATGTCTGCTCCGGATGTTGTCTGGAAAAACGGGAAGTTCGGCCAAACGTCACGACGCGACTTCTGGTGGCTTTCTCCAGCCGCGGTACTGCTTGGCTTCGGTGCGTTTGTGATCTACGCCACCTGGGCGGCGTTCCAGAATAGTCACTACACCTTTGGCCCCTACATCTCGCCTTTCTATTCACCGGAGCTCTTCGGTTCTTCTCCGTTTGCTTTGTTTGGCCCGAAGCCACGCTGGTATCCGGGCTTCTTACCCTTCTCTCCAGCCTTCTTCATCCTGTGGATTCCCGGCCTGTTCCGCGTGACCTGTTACTACTACAGGGGCGCGTACTACAAGTCGTTCTGGGCGGATCCACCGGCCTGTGCAGTGGGCGAGCCCCGTAAAAGCTATTGGGGCGAACGAAGCTTTCCGCTCATTCTGCAGAACTATCATCGCTACTTCCTTAGGCTCTCCTACGTTGTCTGGGGCTTTCTGGTCTACGACGCGGTGCGATCGTTCTTCTTTCCTGATGGATTCGGGATCGGGATTGGAAGCCTCGTCCTTGTAGTGAACGTTGTGCTTCTTGCCGGATATATCTTCGGATGCCACGCGTTCCGCCACCTCATTGGAGGAACATTCGACAGCATCTCGGATCACCCCGTTCGCCACAAGCTCTACGATTGCGTAAGCTGCCTCAACGGCGCGCATAAGAAGTGGGCATGGGCAAGCCTGCTCTGGGTGGCATTCGCCGATATCTATGTCCGGCTATGTTCGATGGGAATCTGGCACGATTGGAGAATTCTCTAG
- a CDS encoding GH92 family glycosyl hydrolase, protein MTIKSGKGLLCLILLGGSVCSAAGQQRKDPVDYVSPNIGGIGQLLTATIPYVQYPHGMARLYPITTPGITDRYLADKIYGFPAGPAVLMASTGETGTSPATYASDFDHDFETATPYYYEADLTTWKIKAEVTVTPEAGYYRFTFPASPHAHLVLSLGKDAEVAIAGDHAVSGSQQINGNITRTAGPNGETRQYFYAEFSRPTGASQTWSRGVLTRGQRQSGDELGWVTNFSSTSGEVIEVKVGFSYISVEQARRNLEREIPVSDFDRVKTSARAAWNTALSSIQIEGGTERQRTIFYTGLYRSLCRMTDITEDGRYFSGFDHQVHNAEGHDFYVDDGLWDTYRSLHPLQLLIEPERQEDMIRSYIRMYDQSGWMPSFPSVAGEQPVMIGHHVASFILDAYQKGYRDFDVQRAYEAMRKNATQATMLPWSRSTLTSLDKVYFDRGFFPALAHGQSETVPQVTGERRQAVSVTIENSYDDWCLAQLAKALGKVQDASYFTQLAHNYRNVYNPAIGFMAPKSADGKWVEPFDPKLGGGQGGRDYFTEVNSWLYTFGVQHDVAGLIDLMGGRDKFNAKLDQLFVEQYGTSKFAFLGQFPDATGLIGQYAQGNEPSFHIAYLYDFSGQPWKTQRRVRQIMDVWYGDGPLGIPGDDDGGATSSWYVLSALGFYPVCPGSPIYEIGSPIFDKAVMRLGNGKEFTIIATHVSARNKYIQSAELNGQPLERPWFRHSDIANGGTLVLQMGDQPNENWGSSPEDAPPSMSSQNYKEARAE, encoded by the coding sequence ATGACCATTAAGAGTGGTAAAGGTCTACTTTGCCTAATCCTGCTGGGCGGGTCGGTCTGTTCCGCCGCGGGCCAACAAAGGAAAGATCCCGTAGATTATGTCTCTCCGAATATTGGAGGGATCGGGCAACTGCTGACTGCGACGATTCCATATGTGCAGTACCCGCATGGAATGGCCCGGCTTTATCCAATTACCACACCTGGCATCACTGATCGCTATCTGGCGGACAAAATCTATGGCTTTCCCGCGGGGCCGGCGGTGCTGATGGCGTCGACAGGAGAGACCGGCACGTCGCCGGCAACCTACGCCTCCGACTTCGATCATGACTTTGAAACTGCGACACCGTATTACTACGAAGCGGATTTGACGACCTGGAAGATCAAGGCCGAAGTTACCGTTACTCCTGAAGCCGGCTATTACCGATTCACATTTCCGGCCAGTCCACATGCGCACCTGGTTCTGAGTCTCGGAAAAGATGCGGAAGTTGCCATCGCAGGCGATCATGCAGTGAGCGGCAGCCAGCAAATCAATGGGAATATCACCCGAACGGCAGGGCCCAACGGCGAAACCCGGCAATATTTCTATGCCGAATTCTCGCGCCCGACAGGGGCCTCGCAAACATGGAGTCGCGGTGTCTTGACGCGAGGCCAGCGCCAGTCTGGTGATGAACTGGGGTGGGTTACGAACTTCTCCTCTACGTCGGGTGAGGTGATAGAGGTCAAAGTTGGTTTCTCGTATATAAGCGTCGAGCAGGCGCGCCGGAATCTTGAGCGCGAGATTCCTGTCAGCGACTTCGACCGCGTAAAGACGAGTGCACGCGCGGCATGGAACACCGCTCTTTCCAGCATTCAAATCGAAGGCGGGACCGAGCGTCAGCGGACCATCTTCTACACCGGTCTCTATCGCTCGCTCTGCCGCATGACGGACATCACCGAGGACGGCCGGTACTTCAGCGGCTTTGACCACCAAGTACATAACGCGGAGGGTCACGACTTCTATGTCGATGATGGTCTTTGGGACACATACCGCTCGCTCCATCCGCTGCAGCTATTAATCGAGCCCGAGCGACAGGAAGACATGATCCGCTCCTACATACGCATGTATGACCAAAGCGGATGGATGCCTTCGTTTCCCTCAGTGGCCGGCGAGCAGCCGGTAATGATTGGGCATCACGTCGCGAGCTTCATTCTCGATGCTTACCAGAAAGGCTATCGCGATTTCGACGTTCAACGGGCCTACGAGGCGATGCGCAAGAACGCCACACAGGCGACGATGCTTCCATGGAGCCGATCCACGTTAACGAGCCTCGACAAAGTCTACTTCGACCGCGGTTTCTTCCCGGCATTGGCGCATGGTCAGAGTGAGACCGTGCCTCAAGTGACTGGCGAGCGCAGGCAGGCAGTCTCGGTAACGATTGAAAATAGCTACGATGATTGGTGCCTCGCGCAGCTCGCGAAAGCGTTGGGCAAAGTACAGGATGCGTCGTATTTCACGCAGCTTGCGCACAACTATCGCAACGTCTACAACCCCGCCATCGGCTTTATGGCTCCGAAGAGTGCCGATGGGAAGTGGGTAGAGCCGTTTGATCCCAAGCTGGGGGGCGGACAAGGCGGCCGCGATTACTTCACCGAAGTCAATTCATGGCTCTACACATTCGGCGTCCAGCACGATGTGGCCGGTCTAATCGATCTCATGGGCGGACGTGACAAGTTTAACGCCAAGCTCGACCAGCTCTTCGTAGAGCAATATGGAACCTCAAAATTCGCATTCCTGGGCCAGTTTCCCGACGCAACGGGCTTGATTGGACAGTATGCACAAGGCAATGAGCCAAGCTTTCACATCGCGTACCTCTACGACTTCTCCGGGCAACCGTGGAAAACGCAGCGGCGCGTGAGACAAATCATGGACGTGTGGTACGGCGATGGGCCGCTGGGCATCCCAGGAGACGACGACGGCGGCGCTACTTCCTCGTGGTATGTCCTCAGCGCCTTGGGCTTCTATCCCGTATGCCCTGGCAGCCCCATCTACGAGATCGGCAGCCCGATTTTTGATAAGGCCGTGATGCGCCTAGGCAATGGCAAAGAATTCACGATCATTGCTACGCACGTTTCGGCACGCAACAAGTATATTCAGTCCGCTGAACTCAATGGCCAGCCTCTCGAACGACCCTGGTTCCGTCATTCCGATATTGCGAATGGCGGCACTTTGGTGCTGCAGATGGGAGACCAGCCGAACGAGAACTGGGGCAGTTCGCCCGAAGACGCGCCCCCATCGATGAGCTCGCAAAATTACAAAGAGGCGAGAGCGGAATAG
- a CDS encoding DNA-3-methyladenine glycosylase → MPTRTAELARYLIGKTVVREAERGRISGRIVETEAYPPGDSSGRAYRGQTASNRSLFLGTGFAHVYFIYGTSYMLNVTSEEPGVGAGVLLRALEPLEGIELMERFRGTDKLRDLARGPGRLAAALDVGPSLDGVDLCADGPLWLGSAIRKVAQINTSVRIGITRGVDRPLRFFEAGSRFVSGPATR, encoded by the coding sequence TTGCCGACTCGTACTGCCGAGCTGGCGAGATATCTGATCGGGAAGACGGTTGTGCGCGAGGCCGAGCGAGGCAGGATCAGCGGACGAATTGTTGAGACTGAAGCTTACCCGCCGGGCGATTCGAGCGGGCGGGCTTATCGCGGACAGACGGCCAGCAATCGATCGCTCTTCCTGGGAACGGGTTTTGCTCATGTGTACTTCATCTATGGGACGTCGTACATGCTCAACGTGACGTCCGAAGAGCCGGGGGTGGGAGCGGGAGTGCTGTTGCGGGCGCTTGAGCCGTTGGAGGGAATCGAACTGATGGAACGGTTTCGCGGAACCGACAAGTTAAGGGATCTGGCGCGTGGGCCGGGACGGCTTGCGGCTGCGTTGGACGTTGGCCCAAGCCTGGATGGAGTTGACCTGTGCGCCGATGGTCCGCTCTGGCTTGGGAGCGCGATTCGGAAAGTAGCGCAGATCAACACGAGTGTGCGGATCGGCATCACGCGTGGGGTGGACCGGCCGCTGCGTTTCTTTGAGGCGGGAAGCCGGTTCGTCAGCGGCCCGGCAACGAGATAA
- a CDS encoding alpha-N-arabinofuranosidase yields the protein MLLLTDGAPAQSPTVRAIVDVSRTGSTISPYLYGMFLEHGGEIVNSGLWSEMLADRKFFYPVQTAAPTPPPAMGNAAGNPRFRNIPTRWWSPIGADGMVMMETKSPYTGDHAPLIKLERNEPNGVRQGGITVRRGKAYTGRIVLAGSAGAVVKVTLAWGKGAADRQTVTIRTLRPAYRKFPLHYTASADNDDATLEITGVGTGSFRVGAVSLMPADNIEGFRPEVIAALKQLRFGVLRFPGGNFVSAYEWRNGVGDIDKRPPIFDPVWHALQPNDVGTDEFLTLCRLLGVDPYITVNAGFGDAWSARELVEYANGDVSTPMGKWRAQNGHPARYHVKLWGIGNEPWGDYQMGAMALPQFELKYEMFAKEMKKVDPAITLIAPGAMPDVMEGADQSRRMNGQYVPDYLSSADWTGQMILCCLNDIDMISEHYYASGTMHTNIKLEKKVPIDPPLSFIEFQRAAAVQVRAKYEHYEQYLKLIPALKAKPVPIAIDEWAYFSGDRNSYKTVLAYAWAFHEMFRHSDVFSMAALTFATATITSNRTEAVLNPTGLLFKMYRDHFGQIPVEVMGNSPQPKPVFPAGGDQPAVNPGSDTYPLDVSAALSVDRRTLTIAVLNPSNSEQSIELAIHGATLASAGKLWRMAPDSIDATIKLGAKAEVQVEEQKLGALPGTVTVRPFSVNIYSYPSQ from the coding sequence TTGTTGCTCTTGACCGACGGAGCACCGGCTCAGTCTCCCACGGTCCGCGCCATAGTCGATGTGTCCAGAACGGGGTCGACGATCTCCCCCTATCTTTACGGGATGTTTTTGGAGCATGGCGGAGAAATCGTCAACTCCGGCCTGTGGTCTGAAATGCTGGCAGACCGTAAATTCTTCTATCCGGTGCAGACCGCTGCTCCCACGCCTCCACCGGCAATGGGGAACGCGGCAGGTAACCCGCGCTTTCGAAACATACCAACACGATGGTGGTCTCCGATCGGCGCCGACGGCATGGTCATGATGGAGACCAAGAGTCCGTATACCGGCGATCACGCGCCGTTGATCAAGCTCGAGCGCAACGAGCCAAACGGCGTCCGTCAAGGCGGGATCACTGTTCGACGTGGTAAAGCGTACACCGGCCGCATCGTGCTTGCGGGCAGTGCGGGCGCGGTGGTAAAGGTCACGCTCGCCTGGGGTAAAGGCGCAGCGGATCGTCAGACCGTCACGATCCGGACGCTCAGGCCGGCCTACCGAAAGTTTCCCCTGCATTACACCGCGTCAGCCGATAACGACGACGCCACGCTTGAGATCACCGGAGTGGGCACGGGCTCCTTCCGTGTTGGTGCGGTTTCACTGATGCCCGCGGATAACATCGAGGGATTCCGTCCCGAGGTGATCGCGGCGCTGAAGCAGTTGCGGTTCGGCGTGCTGCGTTTTCCGGGCGGCAATTTTGTCTCCGCATATGAGTGGCGTAATGGTGTGGGCGACATTGACAAGCGGCCCCCGATCTTCGATCCCGTGTGGCACGCGCTTCAGCCCAACGACGTCGGAACAGACGAGTTCCTGACGCTCTGCCGTCTGCTCGGCGTCGATCCCTACATCACGGTGAACGCCGGTTTCGGCGATGCGTGGTCCGCGCGCGAATTGGTCGAATATGCGAATGGTGACGTCAGCACGCCAATGGGCAAATGGCGCGCGCAGAACGGGCATCCCGCGCGCTACCACGTGAAACTCTGGGGGATTGGCAACGAGCCCTGGGGCGACTATCAGATGGGCGCCATGGCACTTCCGCAGTTTGAGCTGAAGTACGAGATGTTCGCCAAGGAGATGAAGAAGGTCGATCCGGCGATCACGCTCATTGCGCCGGGCGCCATGCCCGACGTCATGGAAGGAGCGGACCAGTCACGGCGCATGAATGGACAGTACGTCCCGGACTACCTGTCCTCCGCGGACTGGACCGGCCAGATGATTCTCTGTTGCTTGAACGACATCGACATGATCAGCGAACACTACTACGCGTCCGGCACAATGCACACCAACATTAAGCTCGAGAAGAAGGTGCCGATTGACCCACCGCTATCGTTCATCGAGTTCCAACGAGCCGCGGCCGTCCAGGTCAGAGCCAAATACGAGCATTACGAGCAATATCTGAAGCTCATACCCGCACTCAAAGCAAAGCCTGTTCCCATCGCGATTGACGAGTGGGCATATTTTTCCGGGGACAGGAACTCCTACAAGACCGTACTTGCTTACGCATGGGCGTTCCATGAGATGTTCCGTCACTCGGACGTCTTCTCAATGGCGGCGCTGACCTTTGCGACTGCGACCATCACATCCAACCGCACGGAAGCCGTCCTCAATCCCACCGGCCTGCTCTTCAAAATGTACCGCGATCACTTCGGCCAGATCCCCGTCGAGGTGATGGGCAATTCGCCGCAGCCCAAGCCGGTGTTTCCTGCCGGCGGGGACCAGCCTGCCGTGAACCCTGGCAGCGACACGTATCCACTCGATGTCAGCGCGGCTTTGAGCGTAGATCGCCGGACACTCACTATCGCCGTCCTAAATCCTTCGAACTCCGAGCAGAGCATCGAGCTTGCGATTCACGGAGCAACGCTCGCGAGCGCCGGAAAGCTTTGGCGTATGGCTCCGGACTCCATCGATGCAACCATCAAGCTCGGAGCGAAGGCTGAGGTTCAAGTGGAAGAACAAAAGCTTGGAGCCCTGCCAGGCACCGTCACCGTTCGCCCTTTCAGTGTCAACATCTACTCCTATCCCAGTCAATAG